The genomic region ATATTTGTTCTGAGTATTGCCTATCCCTATTATATGTGTAGACCTACGGAAACTGGAATCCAATATTTCAAGGTTCATTTGGAATAATAGAATCCCCCGGGTGAGCCTCAATATACTACAAAGATCCACACTGGAGGGGGGCCTAGGACTTCCAAATCTCTGGAAATATCTAGCGGCTCAACTAGTTCACCTCCCCACTATACACGCTCAAGCAAATGGCCCTTTATGGACACCCTTAGAAAACTGGTTTGTGACTCCACATACAGCAGACTCTTTATTTTGGACACAGGCAAAATATAGACCATTTATCGCCAGCCCCACTTTGCGACACACTTTGAGATTATGGAATATTAACGCACAATCCTATACACTACATTCATCTCACACCCCAGTTACCCTGTACTTTCATAACCCTCAATTAATCCCAGGGCTTCAATATTGTCCATTTCAGTGGTGGAATGATCACAACCTCACACGTGTGAGAAACTTACTTACTGTAAGAGGTCCAGCCACCCTAGACTACCTGAAAGAGGGCCCGAACTGCCCTCTTTCACacagaacgcttcgttttccaaagttgcccaaagtagCCAAAGAGATCCGAGTGcaatcccaccagcgatttaaattcttcccggcgggaaggcagttcggggggattagtcgaccgaagaagaagcgatttgtcgattggcgactaatctcccgaaatagcagcgtgtatctctgccctaacagtTGGAACTGGTTTTCCAGAATCACTATCAGAGTAAAGAAAGTTAGCCCTAATACCCAAATAAGATAGTATTATGTGATCACACATATATAAACTGAGAAAATATCAAAATCACTGTATGTATAcaccatttattggtaaaacaataaaaaacatattagtaaaaaaaatacagctaaAATTGTGTACAATATACAGAACCAAGCATAAACAACGAGGAAACTACAGTAACAATAATgggacattacattttaattataaagtTTCTGTAATTACTTAGCACTTAGGAGAATATGAATAACCCAGGCAAAATATAAAGGATTGTGTTGTAAATCAGTCAGGGATAATACTATTATCCAGCCATTAAATGTAATAACAATTGGAAAGATTAACAAAGGATTGTCCTATTTGCTGCCATTACAGAAATTTAAGATATTTCGATTACTGTAGTCCGAAGTTtcagtttatcaaaaaaaatgctgtaaatttaACAGCTGAAGTGTCATGAGAGCTTTTTAACTGCAGATTAAAGACAACAGAGCCTGACGTAAATCTTTTAAATGCTTTTGTTCCCTTTCAAATGAGGAGACTTAGAGGAGTCTCAAAGCTACTTAGAGCTTCATTTGGCTGGCACAAGTGGTTTTAACTAACACCTCAAGCTGAgcaagtaaataaaaacaaaagccaaCTATACCTTGGGGGCATAATTTGGTATTTAAAACACCTCTTTGAAGTTATCCTTGGCCACTGTCTCTGAGACTTTTAAGTGTGGAAATTCAATTAGTTTAGGGTTTTTCTTGACACCACTTTTGTGTTGTATTAAGATTGCAATCTAAGAACCCTCTTGTTGTAGCGTGCCCATCAATATACATATTAGATCTGACTCTCTTAGGATATAAAGGTCTGGACACAAAATTCTCATCCATTATCTTTCAAACAGGAGAAGACACCAGACATGGCACATCTTTTCTTGGTTCTCTTGTATCTTTGCAGCATGTTCAGCTCACAATTTGCTGCCTGTAAGTATTataacatcatatatatatatatatatatatatatatatatatatatatatatatatatatatatatatatatatatatatatatatatatatatatatatatagttatgatTTCAATTGGATAGAATCTTGAGGTTTACTTGCCATCTACTGCAAACTCaacaaatgtaatttgtttttttcccaacaaacctTTCTAATTAAATACATGCACTAATATGATGTCTGCAAAGTATGAGAATATGAGCTTTTACCTtattttgtcttttagatggtAGTGTGATTAACAGGCAGAATGACAGGCGCAATCTGTTTGCagagagaggctgctgtaaaagACAAAGCAATTTTGTTTATATTGGACAAGGTGGGTATGCACATGCCagtattcaaaaaatatattactgCAGAACAGGCCAATTTCATTGTCTTCACTGTTTTATTCAATCACTAATATTGAAAGGTCTTTGTTTTACTCCCATGTTgacaaaaaatgcacatttgtcTCAGATTCACCTTAACATAAGTATCACTTGAAAACATCAactaaaaccatacatttttattacagatatttCTGGTAGTCCAGTAAGTGTGGATGTTGGCCTCTGCAGGTCTCATTGTGGAGTTCCCCAAAGAATAAATTCGTACAATCAGGCGTTGCCTGCACTTGCAAAGCATTCGTCCATGTTGGATATCCTGAAAAACAAAAAGGTAAGTGTCAGTTTTCTTCTTATGACACTGACTGTCTATTGAATCTGTGGTCACAAAACTTGCAAGCCTTCTGTTATGTAATTGGGTTGAAACTGTAGAAGTTTCTCAGCTTTATTTATTGGAGAAAACATCCAGTTCacatattggggtatatttatcaaagagtgaagttagagatatccacagtccactagagtgaaatactgccactctccattaatttctatgggattttttaaaggcatatttggtgaaagtgaaagttcacccttgataaatacgcctttttgaatcccatagaaatgattttttttttcactcttgcatctctaacttcactttttgataaatataccccattcagtggcataattagatgttactgggccccacagcaaatttattttagggcccccaaaatatccagagcttgtcctgttttaccaatatatattggtaaaacattacATAGGCCCTCATGGGGCTCCCTAAACatcctggacccccctgcagccgcagggtctccttcctctgtagttacgcccctgcacatATActctttttaaattgtattttcttgTGTAATTCCTAAATGGATTGTGTTCCGCCACATTCTGTACTTCCTGGAAGCTTAAACTGTGGCTTGCACATTTTCCAGAATTGTGTCCTTTTCCATGCTCACCCATGATCCACGTGCATTGTCATAAATTGTGTATTAAATGAGTGCATTGCAACTAGAAAGTGCCAGAAACCATGACACTAGGATAGGACACTTCCACTATTCTCACTTACCTCTCCTGGGGCAGTTTTTCTGAAACTTTCTCTATGCCGGCTGATAAGTATAATTGAATAATATTCATAAACTCTATTATGCTGATTTTGAGCAGATGTTGATATTTTGACTTTGATTCAATAACAATAAGCAGATTCTGAAGTTGCAGTCTATGATACTGACATGGTTTTGAATACTGCATTGAAACACCCTGCCCATATTCCAAAAAAGCAGCTGTTCTCAGATGCTTTCAGACAGATTTTAGCTAACTTTATAACAGGGTGTCACAGATGTCATTGATGCTATGTAAACACCCATTAGTTATAATAGATAGTATAGCCACCTCAATATTTGCAGAATTAAAATCAATTACACATATGATATTGGGTATATACATTATTCCCTTAGGAAAATTATTTGGCCCACAGAGGTTTACTTATCTTAGTAGTAATTAGTAAGTGTACAGGTTTCTTGGTCTTGCCTGTATTTGAACCTATTCTGTAAATGTGATGGACTGCATTTAATGATATGTATTTAATACTTATTTTACAGCTGCGTGAAAGGGTTCCAGACCCACATCCTTCTGGATCAGAACCTTCTTGTCCCCAGGAGTCCTCTTGTCAACCCACCAAAGTTGGGATTGAAAGAGTCCTGTTATTCCAGGGAATCCAAGAAGTGGAGGTGATAGAGGACTGCCAGTGCAGCCTAATTCCACAAGATTGCATCAGAATGCCATTTCTGAAGACATTTTTTCCAGACACTCCCTTTGAATCAACAGTGGATGTTGGAAAGTGCTCTAGCCCTAAAACTAACACAGGTATATACATTGTCCAATATTTGCTTAGAAATTCTAGCAATTCAGGCATTAACTTGTCACACAAGTCATTACACATTACAGagaattattattcatattattattggATAAACCTATTTGaacaaaagaaatgtgtttataatatatgtaaatCTATTGTATTACTTTTAGTTCAAATACTTCTGTAATAAATAACAGCCAGTTCTAGTTGAGTGTCATTCGTGCAACAACCAAATCAGTctagggggccctaaaataaatttgctgtggggcacagtTTTGGGAAGCAACAAACAAAGTAGCACCCTTCTTTTATCTGACAATAAAATTACCATCACTTTCTAGATGTTAGAACTGGCAAATATATGGGATTAAGAGATTCATTTGATATctatataaaaaagtaaattctTCGTTAAACACAGAGcattttttatgtatgttttttaggTATGAAAACACTCTACACCC from Xenopus laevis strain J_2021 chromosome 1S, Xenopus_laevis_v10.1, whole genome shotgun sequence harbors:
- the pnhd.S gene encoding uncharacterized protein pnhd.S, encoding MAHLFLVLLYLCSMFSSQFAAYGSVINRQNDRRNLFAERGCCKRQSNFVYIGQDISGSPVSVDVGLCRSHCGVPQRINSYNQALPALAKHSSMLDILKNKKLRERVPDPHPSGSEPSCPQESSCQPTKVGIERVLLFQGIQEVEVIEDCQCSLIPQDCIRMPFLKTFFPDTPFESTVDVGKCSSPKTNTGVLCSPTKFDSVVVERPNGAEIVQTVENCEMKENCYRISYMEFYYEVVHNSNGIKEERLKEIDVGRCIGGCSSGSHCLLRDSRNRDHCIVWAQGSGNGCVPQDYETHTFRSRNGHIRSVFSIKACKCQM